In the Streptomyces coeruleoprunus genome, TCGACGGGGCGCGGGGCCTAGCCGTGGGGGCCCGCTTCGAGGGCCGCAACCACCACGAGTTGCTCGGCGACTGGCGCACGCACGCGTGCGTCACGGAGCTGGTCGAGGAGCGGGTGTTCGCCTGGGCCGTCGTCGACCCGGACGACCGGTTCGGCGGCGGCGAGCCGGACTGGGCGCACCCGCTGGCCTCGTGGCGCTTCGAGCTGGCCCCGCGGGACGGCGGCACCGTACTGCGCCAGTCGGCCCGGATCGGCCCCGCCCGGTCCGGCGTCAGCCTGGCCGTCGACCGGGCGCCGGACCGCGAGGAGGCCATCGTGGCGATGCGCCTCGGCGAGCTGCGTACCAACATCGAGGCGACACTGCGCGGGATCAAGTCCCTTGCGGAGACGGGCGAGCAGGCCTGATTGTCAGTGGCGCCGCCTAGGGTCGACGCATGGTCATCAACCCGAACGCCCTGGGCCTCGGCCTGCCGCCCGGCACCCTGCGCGTCCAGCCGTCCTACTGGTACGCCGACGAGCCCGCGCGGCCCGACACGTGGAGCCGCCTGCTGCCCGCCCGGGAGGCGGCGGGACTCCAGCCGGTGCTGCTCACCGAGCGGCAGCACCTCTTCGTCGACCAGGTGGCCGACGCCGACGACCTCGACCCCGTGGCGACCCTCACGGACCTGTGGGCGTACGTCCAGCCGGAGGAGGAAGACGACGACGCCCACCTGGAGACGGCGCCGTTCACACGCACGTGGCCGGGTCTGGCCGCGCCGGGCGAGCAGGACGGCGATCCGGACGAGCGGGCCGCTCTCCTGGCTCTCGAACTCGCCCAGGACGACAAGTACTTCAAGGGCTCCCGTGCCGCGCTCGTCCCGGCCCGGTGCAGCGCGGACATCCCGGCCGCCCTGGGCTGGAGCGGCGCCTGCAACCACACCGATGCCGTCGCGCTCTCCACGGTGCTGCGTTCGTGGGAGGACCGGTTCGGGATACGGGTCGTGGGCCTGGGCGCCGACGTGATGTCCCTCTCGGTCGCGGCCCCGCCGCGCACCATGGAGCACGCCCTCGCCGTGGCAGCCGAGCACCACGCGTTCTGCCCGGACAACGTCTGGCAGGGCACCGAATCGCTGGCGGAGTACGCAGCGGAGGCGGTGCTCGGCCAGCGCGAGTGGTGGTTCTGGTGGGACTGACCTGACCCCACGTCCTGCGGTCCGGCTGTCATCCGTACGCACTCCGGCGGGAGTTAGAAGGGTTGGAGAGGCGCCACTCCGACCTGTTCGACATCGCCGGCCACTCAGGAGCAATGGATGAAGAAGTACGTGCTGATCGCCGCCACGGCCGTCACCGCATCGGTGATGGCGGCGGCACCCGCCGTGGCGCACGTGGCGCCGGTCGAGAGGGGCGCGGCGGCCGCCGCGGCCGAGCCGGCGGCGCCGATACGGATCGTGGCGCCCGGCGAGCGGGTGCACGCGGCGGCCGGGGTGCGGCTGTGGCTGACCGAGGAGGGCAAGCACTGGTCGACGCCGGACGGCGGGGAGAACTTCCGCAGCGTCGTCGACGGCAACCTCGACATGAGCCGGCCCGGCATCAGCCACCAGTCGGAAGGCCTGGGTGAGAAGCGGGAGTTCCACTCGGGCGTCTACTACGGCACCAAGGACGCGGCCAGGGCCGAGCTGACCGACCGCGACGGCCGGACGACGGCCGTCCGGTTCGTTCAGCTGCCCGGCGGCCCGGGCTGGGGCGCGTGGTACATCACCACGCCGCGCACGGAGGGCGGACACTCCATCACGCTCTACGACAGCCGGGGCAGGGTCCTCGCCGAGCTGCCCCGCTTCGACTTCTGAGCCACCCCCCGTACCCGCGGGTGGGGCCCGGCACGGGGCGGGCCCCACCCGCGGTCCACCAGCCGACCACACCCTCGCGAGGACCGTCACCGTGGAGCAGCAGTCCGCCACCGCATTCGCCGAGTTCGCCACGGCGGCCTGGCCGCGCCTGGTGCGCACGGCCCACCTGCTCACCGGCGACTTCCACGAGGCGGAGGACCTGGTGCAGACGACCCTGGCCAAGGTGTACGCGCGCTGGCAGCGCATCCCCCGTGACGAGGTGGACCGCTACGTCCGCCGCTCCCTCGTGAACAACAACCTCAGCCGGCTGCGAAGACGGCGAGTGGTGCACCTGCTGACGCCGTTACTGCCGGACTCCCCCCGGCACGCGCACACCGGCCACGCCGAGGCCGTCGAGCAGCGGGCCACCCTCGTCAGGGCCCTGGCGGACCTGTCCGCCCGCCAGCGCACCGTCATGGTGCTGCGCTACTGGGAGGACCTGAGCGAGCAGGAGATCGCCGCCGTGCTGAACTGCTCGATCGGCACGGTCAAGACCCACGCCCGCCGTGGCCTGGAGGCGCTGCGCGCCCACCCCGTACTCGCCCCACGCTCCCCCGCCCCCTCCGGAGCCACCCCATGACCCCCCAGCCCGAGGAGCGAAGCCTCCACGACGCCTTCGCCGAAGCCGCCCACGACATCACCCCGGGGCCGGTCCCCCTGGCGGCTGTCGAGCGCGCGGGCCGCACCCGTCGGCGCCGTCGGTCGACCGCGCTGGCCCTCGGCTCGGCACTGCTCGTGACGGCCGTCGCCGTCACGGCCGTACGCGCGTTCACCCCGCGGCAAGGGGTGTCGCTGGCCGTCCCGGCCGTCACGGCGCACACCGCGCGGCCGACGGGCCCCACGCCCGCTCCGCCCGCGAAACCGCCGACCGTCGTCCAGCCCGGCCAGCGCCTCACCCCCGCCCCCGGCGTGCAGTTGTGGCTGACGCCGGAGGGCAAGCACTGGTCGACGCCGGACGGCGGGGAGAACTTCCGCAGCGTCACCGACGGCAACCTGAAGACCGCCGAACCGGGCCTGAGCCACCAGTCGGAGGGCGCGGCGGGCGGCGTCTTCCACTCCGGCGTGTACTACGGCACCAGGAAGGCCGCCCGCATCGTCTTCACCACCCGAACGAGCAGCACCACGGCCACGCTCGTCGAACTCCCCGGCAACCCGGGCTGGGGCGCCTGGTACATCAGCACTCCGCCGAGTACGCAGGACGCCGCCATCACCCTCTACGACGCCACCGGCAAGGTCCTGGCCGCATTGCCGGGAGGGCCCCCCTAGGGCAGGCCCTAGCGGCCCAGTCGCCGGGCGACCTCCGTCGCCCAGTACGTCAGGATCATCTGGGCGCCGGCCCGCTTGATGCCGGTCAGCGACTCCAGGATGGCCTTGTCGCGCTCGATCCACCCCTTCTCGGCGGCGGCCTCGATCATCGCGTACTCGCCGCTGATCTGGTACGCGGCCACGGGGACGTCCACGGCGTCCGCGACCCTGGCGAGGACGTCGAGGTAGGGCCCGGCCGGCTTGACCATCACCATGTCGGCGCCCTCCTCCAGGTCGAGGGCCAGCTCCCGCATCGACTCGCGGACGTTCGCGGAGTCCTGCTGGTACGTCTTGCGGTCACCGCGCAGGGAGGAGCCGACGGCCTCGCGGAACGGGCCGTAGAAGGCGGAGGCGTACTTCGCGGTGTACGCGAGGATCGACACGTCCTCCTTGCCGATCGTGTCCAGCGCGTCGCGCACCACGCCGACCTGGCCGTCCATCATGCCGCTGGGGCCCACCACATGGACGCCCGCGTCGGCCTGGACCTGCGCCATCTCGGCGTACCGCTCCAGCGTGGCGTCGTTGTCGACGCGGCCGTCCGCGTCGAGGACGCCGCAGTGGCCGTGGTCGGTGTACTCGTCCAGGCACAGGTCGGACATGACGACCAGCTCGTCCCCGACCTCGGCCCGCACGTCCCGGATCGCGACCTGGAGGATGCCGTCCGGGTCGGTGCCGGCGGTGCCGGCGGCGTCCTTCTTCGCCTCTTCCGGCACGCCGAACAGCATGATGCCGGAGACGCCCGCCTCGACCGCCTCCACGGCGGCCTTCCGCAGCGTGTCCCGCGTGTGCTGCACGACCCCGGGCATGGCCCCGATCGGCACGGGCTCGTCGACGCCCTCCCGTACGAACGCCGGGAGGATCAGGTCGGCAGGGTGCAGCCGCGTCTCCGCGACCATGCGCCGCATCGTGGGCGTCGTACGCAGCCGCCGCGGCCGCGCACCGGGGAAGGATCCGTACACAGTCATGCAGCCACGCTACGCCGCACCGGGGCCCGCAATTGCCGACACCCTGTCGGGCTGGGGCGCAACGCAGGACCGCCGGGGTGCGTACACACCCCGGCGGCCGCGCTCAGCACCTGCCGGCCCACCGCCCGCAGGGCGAACCGTTACGTCGTCGTCCGGCGCCGGCGCGCGCCGGGCCGCCGCTCGCTGGGCCGGGTGACCGGGTCACCGGCCTCCACCGCCGCGGCACGCCGCCGGGCGCCGAACTCCGCCAGCGCCTCCGCCAGCTTCGTCACGGACGGCTCCGGCGACAGGACGTCCACCCGCAGCCCGTGCTCCTCGGCGGTCTTGGCCGTGGCGGGCCCGATGCAGGCGATCACCGTCACGTTGTGCGGCTTGCCCGCGATGCCGACCAGGTTCCGCACGGTCGACGACGAGGTGAACAGCACCGCGTCGAAGCCGCCGCCCTTGATGGCCTCACGGGTCTCGGCCGGCGGCGGCGAGGCACGCACGGTCCGGTACGCCGTGACGTCGTCGACCTCCCAGCCCAGCTCGATGAGGCCCGCGACCAGCGTCTCGGTCGCGATGTCGGCACGCGGCAGGAAGACGCGGTCGATCGGGTCGAACACCGGGTCGTACGGCGGCCAGTCCTCCAGCAGCCCGGCCGCGGACTGCTCGCCGCTCGGCACGAGGTCCGGCTTCACACCGAACTCGATCAGGGCCTTCGCGGTCTGCTCGCCCACCGCCGCGACCTTGATCCCGGCGAAGGCGCGGGCGTCGAGCCCGTACTCCTCGAACTTCTCCCGGACCGCCTTGACGGCGTTGACCGAGGTGAAGGCGATCCACTCGTACCGGCCCGTCACCAGGCCCTTGACCGCGCGCTCCATCTGCTGCGGGGTGCGCGGCGGCTCGACCGCGATGGTCGGGACCTCGTGGGGCACGGCACCGTACGACCGGAGCTGGTCGGAGAGCGACGCCGCCTGCTCCTTGGTGCGCGGCACGAGGACCTTCCAGCCGAACAGCGGCTTGGACTCGAACCACGCGAGCTGGTCGCGCTGGGCGGCGGCGCTGCGCTCACCGACCACGGCTATGACGGGCTGGTGGCCCTCGGGCGAGGGCAGCACCTTCGCCTGCTTGAGCACCTGGGCGATGGAGCCGAGGGTCGCCGTCCAGGTCCGCTGGCGGGTGGTCGTCCCGCCGGCGGTGACGGTCATCGGGGTGTCCGGCTTGCGGCCGGCCGCGACCAGTTCACCGGCGGCCGCGGCGACGGAGTCCAGGGTCGTGGACACCACCACCGTGCCGTCCGACGCGCCCACCTCCGTCCAGCAGCGGTCGCTCGCGGTGCGCGCGTCGACGAACCGCACGTCGGCGCCCTCCGCGTCCCGCAGCGGCACACCGGCGTACGCGGGCACGCCGACGGCGGTCGCGACACCGGGCACGACCTCGAACGGGATGCCCTCGGCGGCGCACGCGAGCATCTCCGCGCCCGCGTTGCCGTCGAGCCCCGGGTCGCCGCTCAGCGCACGCACCACCCGCTTGCCGCCGCGCGCGGCCTCCATGACAAGATTGGTCGCATCCCTCAACACGGGAACCCCGGCGGTCATTGACGCATCGTCAACGACTGCCAGTTCAGGCGTGCTCACGCCCGCCCGTGCATGGCCGCGTACGACGTCGAGCACATCGGGCTCGGCGATCAGTACGTCCGCGCCTGCCAGCGCCTCCACGGCGCGCAGTGTCAGCAGTCCCGGATCACCGGGTCCGGCGCCGAGGAAGGTGACGTGGCCGCACGCGGCGAACGCCGAGGAAGCCTTGGATGCAGTGGTGGGGCTCAAAGTGCTCGCTCCCCCATAAGACCGGCCGCGCCCTTGGCGAGCATCTCGACCGCGAGTTCGCGACCGAGGGCCACCGCGTCGTCGTGCGACGTGGGTACGGGACCGGTGGTGGACAACTGCACCAGCGAGGAGCCGTCGGTCGTGCCGACGACGCCGCGCAGGCGCATCTCATGAACATCCCGCTCACCCGGGAGCACATCGGCCAGCGCGCCCACGGGGGCGGAGCAGCCTGCCTCGAGGGCGGCGAGCAGGGACCGCTCGGCGGTCACGGCTGCCCGCGTGTGCGCGTCGTCGAGCTGCGCGAGCGTGGCGACGAGCGCGGCATCGGCGGCCGGGCACTCGATCGCCAGGGCGCCCTGGCCGGGAGCGGGCAGGACGGTGTCGACCGACAGGAAGTCGGTGACCTCGTCGCTCCGGCCGATGCGGTTCAGACCGGCCGCGGCGAGAACCACCGCGTCCAGCTCCCCGCTGCGTACATAGCCGATACGGGTATCGACGTTCCCCCGGATGGGCACGGTCTCGATCCGCAGACCGTGGCTCCGTGCGTACGCGTTCAACTGCGCCATGCGGCGCGGCGAGCCGGTGCCCACGCGGGCCCCGGCCGGCAGCCGGTCGAGGGTCAGACCGTCGCGGGCGACCAGCACGTCGCGCGGGTCCTCGCGCCGCGGGATCGCCGCGAGCGCCAGCTCGGCGGGCTGCGCCGTGGGCAGGTCCTTCAGCGAGTGCACGGCGAAGTCGACCTCGCCGGCGAGCAGCGCGTCGCGCAGGGCGGTGACGAAGACGCCGGTGCCGCCGATCTGCGCGAGGTGCTCACGGGAGGTGTCCCCGTACGTGGTGATCTCCACCAGCTCCACGGGCCGCCCGGTCAGCTGCCGAACCGCCTCGGCGACGTGCCCGGACTGGGCCATGGCGAGCTTGCTGCGCCTGGTCCCCAGCCTCAATGCCCTCTGGGTGCTCTGGGCCCTCTCGGTCATACTCGCCCTCGGTTCTTGACGTCTGCGTCATTCAGGTCGGCCCGCGAGACGGCGGCGACCGTCTCCGGGTCGAGGTCGAAGAGTGTGCGCAGCGCGTCGGCGTACCCGGCGCCGCCGGGCTCGCTCGCGAGCTGCTTGACCCGCACGGTCGGCGCGTGGAGCAGCTTGTCGACGACGCGGCGCACGGTCTGGGTGATCTCGGCGCGGTGCTTGTCGTCGAGTCCGGGCAGTCGGCCCTCCAGCCGGGCCATCTCGCTCGCCACGACGTCGGCGGCCATGGTGCGCAGGGCGACGACGGTGGGCGTGATGTGCGCGGCGCGCTGGGCGGCGCCGAACGCGGCGACCTCGTCGGAGACGATGCCGCGCACCCGGTCGACGTCGGCGGCCATGGGCGCGTCGGCGGAGGCCTCGGCGAGCGACTCGATGTCGACGAGCCGTACGTTGACCATGCGGTGGACGGCGGCGTCGATGTCCCGCGGCATGGCCAGGTCGAGCAGCGCGAGCGGCGCCGTGCGGCCGATCATGGCGGTCTCGACCGCCTGACCGGTCAGGACGAGGCCCGTGGCGCCGGTGCAGGACACGACGACGTCGGCGGCGGCCAGTTCGGTGCCGACGGCAACCATCTCGACCGCCCGTGCGGCGACGCCGGTCCCACCGGGCTCGGTGAGGATCTGGACGAGGCGCCGGGCGCGCTCCATGGTCCTGTTGGCGATGACGATCTCGTCCACGCCCGCGCGGGCGAGGGTCGCGGCGGCCAGCGAGGACATGGAGCCGGCGCCGATGACGAGGGCGCGCTTGCCCTTGGCCCAGGTCTCCACGTCGGTGCCGACCGCGAGCTGTTCGAGGCCGAAGGTGACCAGGGACTGGCCGGCGCGGTCGATGCCCGTCTCGCTGTGGGCGCGCTTGCCGACCCGCAGGGCCTGCTGGAACAGGTCGTTCAGCAGCCGGCCCGCGGTGTGCAGCTCCTGGGCGCGTGCGAGGGCGTCCTTGATCTGGCCGAGGATCTGGCCCTCGCCGACGACCATGGAGTCCAGGCCGCAGGCCACCGAGAACAGGTGGTGGACCGCCCGGTCCTCGTAGTGCACGTAGAGATAGGGGGTCAGCTCTTCCAGGCCCACGCCGCTGTGCTGGGCGAGCAGCGTGGACAGCTCGGCGACACCGGCGTGGAACTTGTCCACGTCGGCGTACAGCTCGATGCGGTTGCAGGTGGCCAGCAGGGTCGCCTCGACGGCCGGCTCGGCGGCGAGGGTGTCCTGGAGGAGCTTGATCTGGGTGTCGGGGTCGAGGGAGGCCCGCTCGAGCACGCTGACGGGTGCGCTGCGGTGGCTCAGGCCGACGACGAGGAGGCTCATGCCGGCATCACGGCGGGCAGGTCCCCGTCCGGTCCCTTCGGGCCGCCGGCGGCCGGGGCGGCGGCGCCCCGCACGGCGGCGGTCTGCGGTACGACGGCTTCGCCGACGCCGGGCTCCTCGCCGGCCTTGCGCTGCTCGTGGAAGGCGAGGATCTGCAGCTCGATGGAGAGGTCGACCTTGCGGACGTCGACGCCGTCGGGCACGGACAGGACGGTCGGCGCGAAGTTCAGGATCGAGGTGACGCCGGCGGCGACGAGCCGGTCGCAGACCTGCTGGGCGGCGCCCGCCGGGGTGGCGATGACGCCGATGGAGACGCCGTTCTCCTCGATGATCTTCTCGAGGTCGTCGATGTGCTGGACCGCGATGCCCGCGACCGGCTTGCCCACCATGGCCGGGTCGGCGTCGATCAGCGCGGCGACCCGGAAGCCACGGGAGGCGAAGCCGCCGTAGTTGGCGAGGGCCGCGCCGAGGTTACCGATACCGACCATGACGATCGGCCAGTCCTGGGTCAGGCCCAGCTCGCGGGAGATCTGGTAGACGAGGTACTCGACGTCGTAGCCCACACCGCGGGTGCCGTACGAGCCCAGGTAGCTGAAGTCCTTGCGCAGCTTGGCGGAGTTGACCCCGGCGGCCGCGGCGAGCTCCTCGGACGAGACCGTGGGGACCGAGCGCTCCGACAGTGCGGTGAGCGCCCGCAGATACAGCGGAAGCCTGGCGACGGTGGCCTCGGGGATGCCTCGGCTACGAGTCGCCGGTCGGTGAGTTCGGCCAGTTGCCACGGTGCTCCTGCGGGATGAGCGGGGCTGCGGGCGGCCCGTCCCGAGACCGCCCCGTCGACAGCAGGCTATGTCTTTGTGAACGCGTGCACAAAGATGATGTCCGCTTTGTCCGCGCAAAGTGACCGGGGTCACGCGGGCCGATCGCGCCATCGTGGAACCGTGGGGCGGTCTGCCGCGTTGATGATCCGAAGGGCGCAATTCCGTACACACTCCTCGCGATCACGCCCCCGAAAGCCAACAAAACGCACACGATGGTAACTGCCGTAACCGGTCAGGCCAGCAGTTCACGGCGCAGCCGCGCGGCGTCCACCTTCCAGAACGTGTGCTGGGCGCCGTCGATCAGAACCACGGGGATCTGCTCCCAGTAGGCGCGGTGGAGCGCCTCGTCCTGGGTGATGTCCTTCTCCTCCCACCGTGCGCCCGTCTCGGCGCAGACCTGCTCGATCACCGCACGCGCGTCGTCGCACAGATGACACCCGGGCTTCCCGATGAGGGTGACCGTCCGCGGACCGGCGGCCTTCTTCTTCGCACGTCCGAACATGCGCCCATTGTCGCCGCCGCAGCGCGGGCCCGTTCACACACGCGTCCCCGGGATTTCACGCCACGGCATCCCCACAGGTCGGGAAGGACCGAACACACTGGCTATGCTCACGTCATGGCCGCACTCGGATGGCTCACCCCGCGTAGGCGCTCCGCCACCGCGCGCAGCGTGCTGGCAGGCGAGGCCGCGGCGGAGGCAGCACGCAAGACGTCGCAACAGCTGGAGGTCCTGGCGGAGGCCGAAGCGGCCGAAGCGGAACCGGAAGCAGAGTTTCCGGTACGCGGCGATGTCCGCGCGGCAGCCTTCTTCGACCTGGACAACACGGTGATGCAGGGCGCCGCCCTGTTCCACTTCGGCCGCGGCCTGTACAAGCGGAAGTTCTTCCAGCGGCGCGAGCTGGCCCGGTTCGCCTGGCAGCAGACCTGGTTCCGGCTGGCCGGCGTCGAGGACCCCGAGCACATGCAGGACGCCCGCGACAGCGCCCTGTCGATCGTGAAGGGCCACCGGGTCTCCGAGCTGATGACCATCGGCGAGGAGATCTACGACGAGTACATGGCCGACCGCATCTGGCCCGGCACCCGCGCCCTGGCCCAGGCCCACCTCGACGCGGGCCAGAAGGTCTGGCTGGTCACCGCGGCCCCCGTGGAGACGGCCACCATCATCGCCCGCCGCCTGGGCCTGACGGGCGCGCTGGGCACCGTCGCCGAGTCGGTGGACGGCGTCTATACGGGCAAGCTCGTCGGTGAGCCCCTGCACGGCCCGGCCAAGGCGGAGGCCGTCCGCGCCCTGGCGGCGGCGGAGAACCTGGAACTGAGCCGCTGCGCCGCGTACAGCGACTCGCACAACGACATCCCGATGCTGTCGCTGGTCGGCCACCCGTACGCGATCAACCCGGACACCAAGCTCCGCAAGTACGCCAAGGAGCGCGACTGGCGGCTGCGCGACTACCGCACCGGCCGCAAGGCGGCCAAGGTCGGCATCCCGGCCGCGGCCGGCGTGGGCGCCCTGGCCGGCGGCACCGCCGCCGCGGTGGCCCTCCACCGCCGCCGCCGCTGACCTCTCTTCCCCGCCACGGCTCCGGGGCTTCCGGCGCCGCGACACGCGCCCCGGGCGCACTACCCGGACGGCTCCGTACCTCCGCGCGCCCCGCAACCCCACCTTCGGGCGTCCTCACCAGGGCCGGACGGCGGCGCGCCACGGCGCGCCCGGGCCAATCACGGGTCTTACCCGCCCGACGCCCCCGCCAGTCACTCCCGCCGCACTCGACCACAACACATCCCGCGGGCACACAGATCCCGAAGTAATCCGATCAATAAACGGTCACTAAGTGCGACTTGATCCGTCTCTTAGCCGTAACAGAAGCGACTGAATCGATGATTTGAGAAACTCGGTGTAGCGCTCCCTGCACGAAGCGTTATTCTCCTCAGACGCATACGGAACCCCCCACACGTCGCCACGACGAGTGAACGGTCCCGCACTGCACGTGATGGAAGCTCTGCCTCTGGGAGTCCCGTGTACCCACACGTCGGGGTTGACGCCTCGGGCCTGGCTACGCTGCGCGCAACGGTCCTCGACCACTTGCGCGGCTTCGTCCCCACCGCGTACGCCGTCCCCGCATTCGCCGTACCGGCAGCCGCCGGTCCCTGCTACGCCCTGGCCGACGGCGGCGCCGCGGCCGTCGGAAGACGGGGCGGCAGGGGCGGCGCGGGCACCTCGACCGCTGCCCGCCGGCCCACGGCCGACAGCGACAGTGCCCGCATGATGGAGCTGGTCGAGCGGGCCCAGGCCGGCGAGGCCGAGGCGTTCGGCCGCCTGTACGACCAGTACAGCGACACCGTGTACCGCTACATCTACTACCGCGTCGGCGGCAAGGCGACCGCCGAGGACCTCACCAGCGAGACGTTCCTGCGCGCCCTGCGCCGTATCTCCACGTTCACCTGGCAGGGCCGCGACTTCGGCGCCTGGCTGGTCACGATCGCGCGGAACCTGGTCGCCGACCACTTCAAGTCGAGCCGATTCCGGCTCGAAGTGACCACGGGCGAAATGCTGGACGCCAACGAGGTCGAGCGCAGCCCCGAGGACTCGGTCCTGGAGTCCCTCTCGAACGCCGCGCTGCTCGAAGCCGTCCGCAAGCTCAACCCGCAGCAGCAGGAGTGCGTCACCCTGCGCTTCCTCCAGGGCCTGTCCGTCGCCGAGACCGCACGGGTGATGGGCAAGAACGAAGGCGCGATCAAGACTCTCCAGTACCGGGCCGTCCGCACCTTGGCGCGCCTGCTCCCCGAAGACGCCCGCTGATCCGGGCCGCCCGCCCGTCCCGCGTCCCCGCCCCGTTCCCCCCACCCGCCGCCCCGCTCCTGCCGCCCCCGACCCGTCAACTCACTATCGGTAACGCCTTCATGACGCACTGGTCCGATCATCTTTCGTGCGTAACCCAAGTGCCGCGAAGCTCGTTGTGCGGGATGCAGGCTCCCTGTGGTCGCACCGTATCCACAGCCACTCACTCGTTCGTGTGGATGTGCTCAAGGTGTGCAACCTTCCGGACCCCCTGGGGAGTCGACCGTCATGACGAGAGGAGGTGCCGCCAGTGATCGCGAACGTATCGGCGCACCGGCGGGCGAACGCCTTCGCCCAGGCCCTGGAAGATCAGGCGGCCCAGCAGCCCGAGGCGTCGGTCGAACGGACCGAGCAGGGCCGGTTGTTGGCTCTGGCGAACGGCCTCGGCGAGCTGCCGAAGCCGGAGTTGGACCCCGAAGTGAAGGTGGTGCAGCGAGCACAGCTCGTCGCCGCCATGGAGGCGATGCTTCAGGAGGGAACGGCCGCGGGCGGTGCGTCCGCGGACCCTACGGTGCCGGAGCAGCGGACGGCCGGCGCCCGGGGCGCCCACCGCGCCACCGCGCTCCGGAAATTGCGGCCCCGGTCCCGCTGGTCGAAGGGGCTGGCCGCCGGCGGCCTCACCGTGGGAGTGGCCGCGGGCGCGTTCAGCGGGGTGGCCGCTGCCAGTTCCGACGCCCTCCCCGGTGATTCGCTGTACGGACTGAAGCGGGGCATGGAGGACCTCACGCTCGGGATGGCGGACGACGACGCCGACCGCGGTGAGATCCTCCTGGACCACGCCTCCACCCGGCTCAGCGAAGCCCGCCGCCTGATGGAACGCGGACGCCTCGGCGAACTGGACCACGAGTCCCTCAACGAGATCAGGCGCGTCCTGAGCGGTATGCAGCGCGACGTGACCGAAGGCCACCGCCTGCTGCGTCTCGCGTACGAGAGGGACGGCGGCATCGGCCCGATGGCCACGCTCGACTCGTTCGCACGCAACCACCGCGGCACATGGGACGGCATGAGCGCCCAGCTGCCCCCGCAGCTGACCGACGTACGCGATCAGGTGACGTCCGTCTTCAACGCCATAGACGACGAGGTCGGCCCGCTCCAGTCGCAGCTGCCGGGCGCGAACGAGAAGAACGGCCGCAGCGGTGGAAACCCGGGTTCCACGGGCCACTCCACCGGCAGCGGCCCGTCCGCCGACGCCCCGTCCAGCCCCGAGTCCCGCACGTCGAGCAGCCCGGGCAAGCCCCAGCCGTCCGGCAGCGGCACCGCGTCGGACGACGGCCTGCTCGGCGGCAACACGGGCGGACTGCTGGAGCAGGACAGCCCGACGACGTCCCCACCGGCCCAGGGCGGCACCGACGCCCCGGCCCCCGCACCGGACGTCACCATCCCCCCGCTCCTGCCGGACCTGCTCCCGGGCCTCGGCATCGACG is a window encoding:
- a CDS encoding redox-sensing transcriptional repressor Rex, producing the protein MATGRTHRPATRSRGIPEATVARLPLYLRALTALSERSVPTVSSEELAAAAGVNSAKLRKDFSYLGSYGTRGVGYDVEYLVYQISRELGLTQDWPIVMVGIGNLGAALANYGGFASRGFRVAALIDADPAMVGKPVAGIAVQHIDDLEKIIEENGVSIGVIATPAGAAQQVCDRLVAAGVTSILNFAPTVLSVPDGVDVRKVDLSIELQILAFHEQRKAGEEPGVGEAVVPQTAAVRGAAAPAAGGPKGPDGDLPAVMPA
- a CDS encoding glutaredoxin family protein gives rise to the protein MFGRAKKKAAGPRTVTLIGKPGCHLCDDARAVIEQVCAETGARWEEKDITQDEALHRAYWEQIPVVLIDGAQHTFWKVDAARLRRELLA
- a CDS encoding HAD-IB family hydrolase — its product is MAALGWLTPRRRSATARSVLAGEAAAEAARKTSQQLEVLAEAEAAEAEPEAEFPVRGDVRAAAFFDLDNTVMQGAALFHFGRGLYKRKFFQRRELARFAWQQTWFRLAGVEDPEHMQDARDSALSIVKGHRVSELMTIGEEIYDEYMADRIWPGTRALAQAHLDAGQKVWLVTAAPVETATIIARRLGLTGALGTVAESVDGVYTGKLVGEPLHGPAKAEAVRALAAAENLELSRCAAYSDSHNDIPMLSLVGHPYAINPDTKLRKYAKERDWRLRDYRTGRKAAKVGIPAAAGVGALAGGTAAAVALHRRRR
- a CDS encoding ECF subfamily RNA polymerase sigma factor, BldN family, coding for MYPHVGVDASGLATLRATVLDHLRGFVPTAYAVPAFAVPAAAGPCYALADGGAAAVGRRGGRGGAGTSTAARRPTADSDSARMMELVERAQAGEAEAFGRLYDQYSDTVYRYIYYRVGGKATAEDLTSETFLRALRRISTFTWQGRDFGAWLVTIARNLVADHFKSSRFRLEVTTGEMLDANEVERSPEDSVLESLSNAALLEAVRKLNPQQQECVTLRFLQGLSVAETARVMGKNEGAIKTLQYRAVRTLARLLPEDAR
- a CDS encoding DUF5667 domain-containing protein translates to MIANVSAHRRANAFAQALEDQAAQQPEASVERTEQGRLLALANGLGELPKPELDPEVKVVQRAQLVAAMEAMLQEGTAAGGASADPTVPEQRTAGARGAHRATALRKLRPRSRWSKGLAAGGLTVGVAAGAFSGVAAASSDALPGDSLYGLKRGMEDLTLGMADDDADRGEILLDHASTRLSEARRLMERGRLGELDHESLNEIRRVLSGMQRDVTEGHRLLRLAYERDGGIGPMATLDSFARNHRGTWDGMSAQLPPQLTDVRDQVTSVFNAIDDEVGPLQSQLPGANEKNGRSGGNPGSTGHSTGSGPSADAPSSPESRTSSSPGKPQPSGSGTASDDGLLGGNTGGLLEQDSPTTSPPAQGGTDAPAPAPDVTIPPLLPDLLPGLGIDGEDKR